The following proteins are co-located in the Trichormus variabilis 0441 genome:
- a CDS encoding phytoene desaturase family protein — protein MKQTDVVVIGSGVGGLSCAALLARYGFDVTVCESHSIPGGAAHGFERQGFKFDSGPSLYSGLSYSPSVNPLRQVLDAVGVDLPCVTYDTWGCCLPEGDFDAAVGAEQFCEVLGRLRGEAAVAEWRRLQQVMTPLAQAAIALPPAALRWDIGAALTIGRFAPTLAKQSANFFKLTGPFSRIMDGVVHDPFISNWLNLLCFLLSGLPASGTNAAEVAFMFADWYRPGVALDYPIGGSGALVNALVEGFKKHGGELLLHTHVEQVLVEGNKAAGVRLGDGQEIRARRAVVSNASVWDTLKLLPEGAVSQKFRSQRQATPECDSFMHLHLGINAQGLPPDLACHYIVVNDWELEITAPQNVILVSIPSILDPSLAPQGKHVIHVYTPGNEPYTLWQGMDRRSQEYEQQKRSRAEVMWQAVERIIPDIRSRCEIQLVGTPLTHERFLRRYRGSYGPAISAASGLFPGHGTPLPGLMCCGDSTFPGIGLPAVAASGMIVANTLAPVSQHLAMLDRVGL, from the coding sequence ATGAAGCAAACAGATGTAGTAGTTATTGGTAGCGGCGTTGGGGGGTTGAGTTGTGCTGCGTTGCTGGCACGTTATGGGTTTGATGTGACTGTTTGTGAGAGTCATTCGATTCCTGGTGGGGCGGCGCACGGTTTTGAACGTCAAGGATTTAAGTTTGATTCGGGGCCTTCTCTTTACTCTGGGTTGTCTTATAGTCCTTCGGTTAACCCTTTACGGCAGGTGCTAGATGCAGTTGGTGTTGATTTGCCCTGCGTCACTTATGATACTTGGGGCTGTTGCTTACCTGAAGGTGATTTTGATGCTGCGGTGGGTGCAGAACAATTTTGTGAAGTGCTGGGGAGACTGCGGGGAGAGGCGGCGGTGGCTGAATGGCGGCGGTTGCAACAGGTGATGACACCACTAGCCCAGGCGGCGATCGCTCTCCCCCCAGCTGCATTACGCTGGGATATAGGCGCAGCTCTCACTATTGGCCGATTTGCTCCCACTCTGGCTAAACAATCTGCAAATTTTTTCAAGTTAACAGGGCCTTTCTCTCGCATTATGGATGGGGTTGTTCATGACCCTTTTATTAGTAACTGGCTGAATTTACTGTGTTTCCTCCTCTCTGGACTCCCAGCGTCGGGAACCAATGCGGCAGAGGTAGCATTCATGTTCGCTGATTGGTATCGCCCAGGAGTAGCTTTAGATTACCCCATTGGTGGTAGTGGTGCTTTAGTTAATGCTTTGGTAGAGGGATTTAAAAAACACGGTGGGGAATTGCTACTTCATACCCATGTTGAACAAGTATTAGTAGAAGGTAACAAAGCGGCGGGTGTCAGGTTGGGAGATGGGCAAGAAATTCGGGCGCGGCGGGCGGTCGTGTCTAATGCTTCGGTGTGGGATACGCTGAAGTTATTACCGGAGGGGGCTGTATCTCAAAAATTCCGCAGCCAACGCCAAGCCACACCCGAATGTGATAGTTTTATGCACCTGCATCTGGGTATTAATGCCCAAGGTTTACCCCCAGATTTGGCTTGTCATTATATTGTGGTGAATGATTGGGAATTGGAGATTACTGCACCCCAGAATGTTATTTTGGTATCGATTCCCTCAATTCTTGACCCGTCTTTAGCACCACAGGGTAAACACGTAATTCATGTATATACCCCTGGTAATGAACCTTACACACTGTGGCAAGGGATGGACAGGAGAAGTCAAGAATATGAACAACAAAAGCGATCGCGTGCCGAAGTGATGTGGCAAGCTGTAGAACGTATCATTCCTGATATTCGCTCTCGTTGTGAAATCCAATTGGTAGGTACACCCCTGACCCATGAGAGATTTTTACGCCGCTATCGTGGTTCCTACGGCCCCGCAATTTCCGCCGCCTCTGGTTTGTTTCCTGGTCATGGTACACCCCTTCCAGGGTTGATGTGCTGTGGTGATTCCACATTTCCCGGTATCGGTCTGCCAGCCGTCGCCGCTAGTGGGATGATTGTGGCTAATACCCTAGCTCCAGTCAGTCAGCATTTGGCGATGCTGGACAGAGTTGGCCTTTAA
- a CDS encoding class I SAM-dependent methyltransferase — protein sequence MDNKSKPDWAGESLLSNFVNLLIQTKPIYGVMKQQARQVLIKTAEKNGIPWRKNYEALQASPAKKLLAAVTNPHVIYPDYYKVPFHAYTEGNLCWDAAFETESATYAMALRVWPQENLTWEAAHDRLRGTFHDALETYAPQQVRDILDIGCSVGISTLALHRYYQRRERYPVRTVGLDLSPYMLAVAKTRDVNSEISEWLHARAENTGLSDKSFDLVTIQFVTHELPSYVSQEIFAEAKRLLRPGGYIALVDNNPRSPVIQNLPPVLFTLMKSTEPWSDDYYTFDIEAALQAVGFAPPVTVPSDPRHRTIIARKPI from the coding sequence ATGGACAACAAGAGCAAGCCAGACTGGGCTGGTGAAAGTTTACTCTCCAATTTCGTGAATTTGTTGATTCAAACTAAACCCATTTACGGGGTAATGAAACAACAGGCTAGACAAGTCCTCATCAAAACGGCCGAAAAAAACGGTATTCCCTGGCGTAAGAACTACGAAGCACTCCAAGCATCACCTGCAAAAAAACTGCTGGCGGCGGTGACGAACCCTCATGTGATTTATCCCGACTACTATAAAGTACCCTTTCACGCTTACACAGAAGGTAATTTATGCTGGGACGCTGCTTTTGAAACTGAATCAGCTACCTATGCAATGGCGTTGCGGGTATGGCCGCAAGAAAACCTCACTTGGGAAGCCGCTCATGATAGGCTCAGAGGCACTTTTCATGACGCTTTAGAAACATACGCTCCCCAGCAAGTCAGAGATATTTTAGATATTGGTTGCTCAGTGGGTATTTCTACTTTGGCGCTGCATCGTTATTACCAACGCCGGGAGAGGTATCCAGTCAGGACTGTGGGTTTGGATTTATCTCCCTATATGCTAGCTGTAGCTAAAACTAGGGATGTTAATAGTGAAATATCCGAATGGCTTCATGCTAGAGCCGAAAACACAGGCTTAAGCGATAAATCTTTTGATTTGGTTACTATCCAGTTTGTTACCCATGAACTTCCTAGCTACGTCAGTCAGGAAATTTTCGCCGAAGCCAAACGGTTATTACGTCCTGGTGGTTATATTGCTTTAGTTGATAATAACCCGCGATCGCCTGTCATCCAAAATCTTCCCCCTGTCCTCTTCACCCTCATGAAAAGCACTGAGCCGTGGAGTGATGACTACTACACCTTTGACATCGAAGCCGCGCTACAAGCCGTAGGTTTTGCACCACCAGTCACCGTCCCCAGTGACCCTAGACACCGGACGATTATTGCGAGGAAACCAATTTAA
- a CDS encoding sensor histidine kinase: protein MEFSQVLADNTNIIIAQWVVAVREDRQIESADDLSYTAIKNHIPDVFKAMVTVLSQSQESDIKSIVTASWQHGLLRAEQGFDPSEIAREYRLLRKVIFDTIEADLLQGTPAEIIRYMRLIDAVIDEAIARCFHSYVGERLRELEHLQASLALHNEELTRLVTSNEDKLSQLAHELKHPLTAIIGYSDLFLRQQRREIEKRDNTTNIEHIERVLRNGRLLLRLINNVLELSRYEAGKIQLQSAPINIRDLINNVCEMLEPLAAEKNLAILVNWVQAPSEIITDGFQLQQIITNLVSNAIRYTESGNISIVCETVDDQKWAIAVSDTGIGIAEKDQTKIFEPYFRVSSKDRPYLPDSTGLGLAIVARLVKLLQGEIYLVSKEGIGSTFTVTLPLKLKT from the coding sequence ATGGAATTTAGTCAAGTACTGGCTGACAATACTAACATCATCATCGCCCAATGGGTTGTGGCAGTGCGTGAGGATAGACAGATAGAAAGCGCTGATGATTTATCATACACAGCCATTAAAAACCATATTCCTGATGTTTTTAAGGCAATGGTCACAGTACTTTCACAATCCCAAGAGAGTGATATCAAATCTATTGTGACGGCCAGTTGGCAGCACGGATTACTACGGGCTGAACAGGGTTTTGATCCGTCAGAAATTGCCCGTGAATATCGACTATTAAGAAAAGTTATATTTGATACTATAGAAGCCGATTTATTACAGGGAACACCTGCTGAAATTATTCGTTATATGCGTTTAATTGATGCGGTGATTGATGAAGCGATCGCCAGATGTTTTCATAGTTATGTTGGGGAACGCTTACGGGAATTAGAACATTTGCAAGCCTCATTGGCGCTTCATAATGAAGAATTAACACGTTTAGTCACTAGCAATGAAGATAAACTATCACAACTAGCCCACGAACTTAAACACCCACTAACGGCAATTATTGGTTACTCAGATTTATTTTTACGACAACAAAGGCGAGAAATTGAAAAAAGAGATAACACCACTAATATAGAACATATTGAGCGCGTATTGCGTAATGGCAGACTTTTATTACGGCTAATTAATAATGTTCTAGAACTATCGCGGTATGAAGCCGGTAAAATTCAGTTACAATCGGCACCAATTAATATTCGAGACTTAATTAACAATGTTTGTGAGATGCTGGAACCTTTAGCGGCGGAGAAGAATTTAGCAATTTTAGTTAATTGGGTACAAGCACCTAGTGAAATAATTACAGATGGTTTTCAATTACAACAGATTATTACCAATCTTGTGAGTAATGCAATTCGCTATACAGAGTCAGGAAATATTAGTATAGTCTGTGAAACAGTAGATGATCAAAAGTGGGCGATCGCTGTCTCTGATACAGGAATTGGCATTGCCGAAAAAGACCAAACTAAGATATTTGAACCTTATTTTCGCGTTAGTTCCAAAGACCGTCCCTACCTTCCTGACAGTACAGGCTTAGGGTTAGCAATCGTTGCGCGGTTAGTGAAGCTATTACAAGGTGAAATTTACTTAGTCTCAAAAGAAGGAATAGGTTCCACATTTACTGTAACTTTACCTTTAAAATTAAAAACCTGA
- the ntrB gene encoding nitrate ABC transporter permease, protein MIFQLNLAAIAAVATQAAWKTAKPILLRDVVILPALGFLGIILLWWVIALTNHELMPTPPEALVANLDYILNPFYQRGPGNLGIGWLLIASLRRVLIGFLLGAVVAIPLGFLIGMSRPAMLALNPIIQIFKPVSPLAWLPIALAIFNLADPSAIFVIFITSLWPTIINTALGVASVPKDYLDVARVLEMPRWRRITKIIWPASLPYIFTGLRISLGIAWLVIVAVEMLTGGIGIGFFVWDEWSRLNLSSVFLAVFIIGLTGLILDFAVGKLQEFVTHRPTTAK, encoded by the coding sequence ATGATATTTCAATTAAATTTAGCAGCGATCGCAGCTGTTGCAACTCAAGCTGCATGGAAAACAGCAAAACCAATTTTGCTTAGGGATGTAGTCATACTTCCCGCCTTGGGATTCTTAGGAATTATCTTGTTGTGGTGGGTTATTGCCCTGACAAATCATGAACTAATGCCCACTCCACCAGAAGCGTTAGTTGCCAACCTGGACTATATACTAAACCCCTTTTATCAGAGAGGCCCCGGTAACTTGGGGATTGGTTGGTTATTGATAGCCAGTTTACGACGAGTCTTGATTGGTTTTCTGTTAGGTGCTGTAGTCGCCATTCCCTTGGGATTTTTGATTGGGATGTCTAGACCCGCGATGTTAGCACTCAATCCGATCATTCAGATATTCAAACCCGTATCCCCCTTAGCTTGGCTACCCATCGCCTTAGCCATCTTCAACTTGGCAGATCCTTCAGCCATCTTCGTCATCTTTATCACCTCCCTCTGGCCGACTATTATCAATACCGCCTTAGGAGTAGCCAGCGTTCCCAAAGATTATTTAGACGTAGCGCGAGTACTAGAAATGCCCCGTTGGCGGCGAATTACCAAAATTATTTGGCCAGCCAGCTTACCCTATATCTTTACAGGCTTACGCATCAGCTTAGGCATTGCTTGGCTAGTCATAGTTGCAGTAGAAATGCTTACAGGCGGTATTGGTATCGGCTTCTTTGTTTGGGACGAATGGAGTCGTTTAAATCTCAGTTCAGTATTTCTCGCCGTCTTCATCATTGGCTTAACGGGACTAATTCTAGACTTCGCCGTCGGTAAACTGCAAGAATTTGTCACCCATCGTCCCACAACAGCTAAATAA
- a CDS encoding ABC transporter substrate-binding protein → MSNHNWTRRDFIKGVGATTAGITLSACNPSGDRSATGLTQEALTIKPVIKSSDLEKPDLIVGYVPVNDCAPFAIAWKKGFFRKYGLNVQLNREASWATSRDGLIFGRLDAAPVVSGAVTNARIGAEGARHAPLCAAMTIHRHGNAMTMNKAMWDFGLRPWYEYQEKYGDGALEAFGRDFRGYFEKQPPENKVWAVVLSSAIYEYFVRYVSAAAGVDPLKEFRVIIVPPPQMVTNVRIGAMQAYMVAEPWNTRAITGNEGIGFTFAQGKEVWLGHPDRLLGVMESFIDQYPKTYRSLVKAMIEACQYCSKPENRQEVAELITDRSFTGARPKNKNLPITKLTAPGIIGSYNYGGFDGKDRTIPAADTTIFYDIPDNLPKQPAEHSTFLWRSRSLWLMTQAARWGQIKEFPKNAEQLAEKGWRTDLYRQIAAEMGIQCPQDDYKVEPPEVFIDKKGFDPSDPVGYLNSFAIRANAPTRFFLS, encoded by the coding sequence ATGAGCAATCATAACTGGACTAGAAGAGATTTTATCAAAGGCGTAGGAGCCACCACCGCCGGCATTACCCTATCTGCCTGTAACCCTTCAGGAGATAGATCCGCCACAGGCCTAACCCAAGAAGCCCTAACCATCAAGCCAGTAATCAAATCCAGCGATTTAGAAAAACCCGATTTGATTGTGGGATACGTTCCTGTAAATGATTGTGCGCCATTTGCGATCGCCTGGAAAAAAGGCTTTTTTCGCAAGTATGGCTTAAACGTCCAACTCAACCGCGAAGCCAGTTGGGCTACCTCCCGCGATGGCTTAATTTTTGGTCGTCTTGATGCTGCACCTGTAGTATCTGGTGCAGTCACCAACGCCCGTATAGGTGCAGAAGGCGCACGTCACGCGCCCTTATGTGCAGCCATGACAATCCATCGTCACGGTAACGCCATGACCATGAACAAAGCCATGTGGGATTTTGGCTTGCGTCCTTGGTATGAATATCAAGAAAAATATGGCGATGGTGCATTAGAAGCCTTTGGACGGGACTTTCGGGGTTACTTTGAGAAACAACCACCAGAGAACAAAGTTTGGGCTGTAGTTTTAAGTTCGGCAATTTACGAATACTTCGTCCGTTATGTATCGGCTGCGGCTGGTGTTGATCCCCTCAAAGAATTTCGCGTGATTATTGTTCCACCACCCCAGATGGTGACCAATGTACGAATAGGGGCAATGCAAGCATACATGGTAGCAGAACCTTGGAATACCAGAGCAATCACAGGTAACGAAGGCATTGGTTTTACTTTTGCCCAAGGTAAAGAAGTCTGGCTGGGACACCCAGATAGATTATTGGGAGTAATGGAGTCTTTTATTGATCAATACCCCAAAACCTACCGTTCCTTGGTCAAAGCCATGATTGAAGCTTGCCAATATTGCAGTAAACCGGAAAATCGCCAAGAAGTCGCTGAACTAATTACAGACCGTTCCTTCACAGGTGCAAGACCGAAAAATAAAAATTTACCAATCACTAAATTGACCGCACCAGGAATTATCGGTTCATACAACTATGGCGGATTTGATGGCAAAGACCGCACCATTCCCGCCGCAGACACGACAATTTTCTACGACATTCCCGACAACCTGCCCAAACAACCAGCCGAACACTCTACATTTTTATGGAGATCCAGAAGCCTTTGGTTAATGACTCAAGCCGCCCGTTGGGGACAAATCAAAGAATTTCCCAAAAATGCTGAACAATTAGCCGAAAAAGGCTGGAGAACAGATTTATATCGCCAGATAGCCGCAGAAATGGGAATTCAATGTCCCCAGGATGATTACAAAGTTGAGCCACCGGAAGTATTTATAGATAAGAAAGGTTTTGACCCCAGTGACCCTGTTGGCTATTTGAATAGTTTTGCAATTAGGGCTAATGCGCCCACTCGTTTTTTCCTGTCTTGA
- a CDS encoding ABC transporter ATP-binding protein yields MKYTPPVVDNHQKTKSSSNFLEIENLVKSYPTPDKGNFVVLDGVDLTIGENEFISVIGHSGCGKSTLLKIVAGLEKATSGSVRLDGKEIHKPGAERMMVFQNYSLLPWLTVRENISLAVDEVLKNANRAEKISIVNEHLAMVNLTPAADKYPDEISGGMKQRVGIARALAIRPKMLLMDEPFGALDALTRGKLQRQVLDIWENNRQAVMMITHDVDEAIYMSDRIVLMTNGPAANIGEILEVPFSHPRDRSAMRNSKEYFELRNHALNFLDKYFAQED; encoded by the coding sequence ATGAAATATACACCACCAGTAGTAGATAATCATCAAAAAACTAAGTCTAGCTCTAATTTTTTAGAAATTGAGAATTTAGTTAAGTCTTATCCAACACCAGATAAAGGTAACTTTGTTGTTTTAGATGGGGTAGATTTAACCATTGGTGAAAACGAATTTATTTCAGTAATTGGGCATTCTGGATGCGGTAAATCCACTTTATTAAAAATTGTAGCGGGCTTAGAAAAAGCCACTTCTGGCTCAGTTAGGCTTGACGGTAAAGAAATTCACAAGCCAGGTGCGGAAAGAATGATGGTATTTCAAAATTATTCCCTCCTACCTTGGTTAACAGTCAGAGAAAATATCAGTCTAGCCGTTGATGAAGTGTTAAAAAATGCTAATAGAGCCGAAAAAATTAGCATTGTGAACGAACACTTGGCAATGGTAAACTTAACCCCGGCAGCAGATAAATATCCTGATGAAATCTCTGGAGGTATGAAACAAAGAGTAGGGATTGCCAGAGCCTTAGCAATTCGTCCAAAAATGCTGTTAATGGATGAACCTTTTGGCGCATTAGATGCTTTAACCAGAGGTAAATTACAAAGACAAGTATTAGATATCTGGGAAAATAATCGCCAAGCAGTAATGATGATTACCCATGATGTCGATGAGGCAATTTATATGAGCGATCGCATCGTATTAATGACAAATGGTCCAGCCGCAAATATTGGAGAAATATTAGAAGTACCGTTTTCCCATCCACGGGACAGGTCTGCTATGCGTAACTCAAAAGAATACTTTGAACTTCGTAATCATGCCTTAAATTTTCTCGACAAATATTTTGCTCAAGAAGATTAA
- a CDS encoding universal stress protein: MLARLQSAMGRDDLIDQMVLLPEPRKKGQTTQSINLIVGYDASPNSHTALDIACWIAHQTRLATNQQVTVQAVYVVEDSNTKNRSNILSFAKPLPTIELPLGETKKSSTSVITQPKLTGIKSYLQTQTLTPLQEADRIIWQARSLAEEWQGSFKSHLRFGCVTTELRKVAEFEAADILFVGCKSVYHPLIETLGYNFPCAVLGIPECIDE, encoded by the coding sequence ATGTTAGCACGCCTGCAAAGTGCTATGGGTCGTGATGATTTAATTGACCAAATGGTGTTATTACCGGAACCCCGAAAAAAAGGTCAAACAACACAATCAATCAACTTAATCGTTGGTTATGACGCTTCTCCTAACAGCCATACAGCACTAGATATAGCTTGTTGGATTGCCCATCAAACAAGGTTAGCGACTAATCAACAAGTCACAGTGCAAGCTGTTTATGTAGTGGAAGATAGCAACACCAAAAATCGTTCTAATATTTTAAGCTTTGCTAAACCCTTGCCGACAATAGAATTGCCGCTAGGTGAAACAAAAAAATCCAGCACCTCTGTAATTACTCAACCAAAACTGACAGGAATTAAGTCATATCTTCAAACACAAACACTAACACCTCTGCAAGAAGCAGATAGAATTATTTGGCAGGCAAGAAGTTTGGCTGAAGAATGGCAAGGTTCATTCAAATCTCATCTACGCTTCGGTTGTGTAACTACAGAATTGAGAAAAGTTGCGGAATTTGAAGCTGCCGATATCTTATTTGTAGGTTGTAAATCTGTTTATCATCCTCTCATTGAAACCTTAGGTTATAATTTCCCCTGTGCTGTCTTAGGAATTCCTGAATGTATAGATGAATAA
- a CDS encoding SLC13 family permease has product MENWQALLSVIVFISVIFLIMTEWVHLTIAALLGALLLVFTNVMTLQEAVAYIGNSHGTLGLFFGVMVLVRAFEPTKIFDYLATQIVILAKGDGKRLLLGIVAIVTPICAVLPNATTVMLLAPLIPPMAQEIGINFVPLLILMVLIANSAGLLTLVGDPATFIVGDAVNISFIDYLWKLSLGGVIAVAMVTLTLPLLFRKIWYTKLENLEELPHPEINHPRVLSVGAVIVAFVLLFFVIGESLPIPISPAAVALLGAALALLLSHHSKIDTVNNILRDVDWSTLIFFMSIFVLIGGLEKTGVIGGLSGILATILGKNILLGSLVLLFLVGILSSVVPNIPLVVAMVPLLKQYIVTVGLAPAEVLARDFQGQFPPEVLPLFYAMMFGATLGGNGTLVGASSNIVAAGISEQHGRRISFKTFLHYGIPVTILQLMASALYVLIRFLI; this is encoded by the coding sequence GTGGAAAACTGGCAAGCACTCCTAAGTGTCATCGTATTTATCAGCGTCATTTTTCTCATTATGACGGAATGGGTGCATTTGACTATTGCAGCCTTATTAGGAGCATTATTATTAGTATTTACTAATGTGATGACTTTACAAGAAGCTGTTGCTTACATCGGTAATAGTCATGGCACACTGGGATTATTTTTTGGGGTAATGGTTTTAGTTAGAGCATTTGAGCCTACTAAAATATTTGATTATCTAGCAACCCAAATAGTGATATTAGCTAAAGGCGATGGTAAGCGTCTTTTACTCGGTATTGTTGCCATTGTCACTCCCATTTGTGCAGTGTTACCAAATGCAACAACAGTGATGTTGTTAGCGCCACTAATTCCACCAATGGCACAAGAAATAGGGATAAATTTTGTACCTTTATTGATATTGATGGTTTTGATTGCCAATAGCGCTGGATTGCTGACATTAGTAGGCGACCCAGCGACATTTATTGTGGGTGATGCTGTCAATATAAGTTTTATAGATTATCTATGGAAACTTAGTTTAGGTGGTGTGATTGCAGTCGCTATGGTGACTCTTACTTTGCCATTGTTATTTCGCAAAATTTGGTATACAAAATTAGAGAATCTAGAAGAATTACCACACCCAGAAATTAATCATCCACGAGTTTTGAGTGTGGGTGCAGTAATTGTCGCTTTTGTCCTACTATTTTTTGTGATTGGAGAATCTTTGCCAATACCGATTTCTCCGGCGGCTGTGGCTTTGTTAGGTGCAGCGTTGGCTTTACTACTATCTCACCATAGCAAAATTGATACAGTCAACAATATTTTACGTGACGTAGACTGGAGTACATTAATATTCTTTATGAGTATTTTTGTACTGATTGGCGGGTTAGAAAAAACAGGTGTAATTGGTGGTTTATCAGGGATATTGGCGACTATTTTAGGAAAAAATATTCTCTTGGGTTCTCTGGTATTGTTGTTTCTTGTAGGAATACTATCGAGTGTCGTACCTAATATTCCCTTGGTAGTGGCGATGGTTCCCCTACTTAAGCAATACATTGTCACTGTAGGATTAGCACCCGCAGAAGTTTTAGCAAGAGACTTTCAAGGACAATTTCCCCCAGAAGTTTTACCACTGTTTTACGCCATGATGTTTGGTGCAACCTTAGGCGGAAATGGTACCTTAGTCGGTGCATCGTCTAACATCGTGGCGGCGGGAATTTCCGAACAGCACGGACGACGCATTTCTTTTAAAACTTTTCTTCACTATGGTATTCCAGTCACAATCTTACAACTAATGGCCTCAGCATTGTATGTATTAATCCGGTTTCTGATTTAG
- a CDS encoding OmpA family protein — MDNDAIDPSSQVSPDHDLSLVKEITKVDDELSKLRSLLLGVEPAKLNHFYELLDNPQIRPEDISRLLPEAVILRSQQDKQLITAMISIVEEAIQVSVQQDENILSEAFFPVIIPASRKAIASLLDEMMQSLNQTLEHSFSLESLQWRLEAKRTGKSFAEIVLLRTLVYRVEQIFLIHKNTGLLLRHLVASQVTSQDPDLVVAMLTAIQDFIKDSFSVQKTDQLQSLHFGELRIWITEGPQALLAATIRGNPPQELRLGLQTAIEKIHLKLSREMKDFAGDAEPFQVCQPYLESCLISQYKSASKKSYKYAWTFLGIVAIACGIWSFFAVREQLRWRAYLEELNSQPGIVVTETKQQFGKYFISGLRDPLASDPHTLLQQTKLNPQTIVSHWQSYLSLEPQLMIKRVNKLLQPPPTASLKIDQNGVLYAVGSAPRQWILATRKSWSVIPGLTQFQDQDLVESELKELALYQSQIERAIVFFPEGSQEIIPSELSKLNNLALAVKKLLAVAKYLEKDVYIQIIGHTNTTGTESRNAQLSEGRSQRVLSYLSSQGISTSQLQVLGVSSSQPLQPELTDEGKKFNRRVSFKVIIMRVERSK; from the coding sequence GTGGATAATGATGCAATAGATCCTAGCAGTCAAGTATCCCCTGATCATGACTTATCCTTAGTTAAGGAAATTACTAAAGTTGATGATGAACTCAGTAAACTTCGTAGTTTGTTGTTGGGAGTTGAGCCAGCTAAGCTTAACCACTTTTATGAACTATTAGATAACCCACAAATCAGACCAGAAGATATTAGCCGCTTACTTCCAGAAGCTGTGATCTTAAGATCGCAGCAAGATAAACAACTAATTACAGCCATGATTTCCATTGTTGAAGAAGCGATTCAAGTTTCTGTTCAACAAGATGAAAATATACTTTCAGAAGCTTTTTTTCCAGTCATTATTCCTGCATCTCGGAAAGCGATCGCCTCATTGCTTGATGAAATGATGCAATCCCTTAACCAAACTCTAGAGCATAGTTTTTCCCTAGAAAGTTTGCAATGGCGACTAGAAGCGAAACGCACAGGGAAATCATTTGCAGAAATAGTTCTACTGCGGACATTAGTCTATCGAGTAGAACAGATATTTTTAATACATAAAAACACAGGATTATTGTTGCGACATCTTGTAGCCAGTCAAGTAACCAGCCAAGACCCAGATTTAGTGGTTGCGATGTTGACTGCTATTCAAGATTTTATCAAAGACTCTTTTAGTGTTCAAAAAACAGATCAATTGCAAAGTTTGCATTTTGGAGAACTGCGAATCTGGATTACAGAAGGGCCACAAGCATTATTAGCAGCGACAATCCGGGGTAATCCTCCCCAAGAATTGAGATTAGGTCTGCAAACAGCAATTGAAAAAATTCATCTCAAGCTGAGTAGAGAGATGAAAGACTTTGCTGGGGATGCAGAACCATTTCAAGTATGTCAGCCTTATTTAGAATCTTGCCTAATCAGTCAGTATAAGTCTGCGTCAAAAAAAAGTTACAAATATGCTTGGACTTTTTTAGGTATCGTGGCGATCGCCTGTGGGATTTGGAGTTTTTTTGCTGTCAGAGAGCAATTACGTTGGCGTGCTTACTTGGAAGAACTCAACTCTCAACCGGGTATTGTGGTAACTGAAACCAAACAGCAGTTCGGTAAATATTTTATCTCTGGATTACGTGATCCCTTGGCATCAGATCCCCATACCTTACTACAACAAACAAAACTCAATCCGCAAACAATTGTCAGTCATTGGCAAAGTTATTTATCTTTAGAACCCCAGTTGATGATAAAAAGGGTCAATAAATTACTCCAACCCCCACCTACTGCATCACTAAAAATTGACCAGAATGGTGTTCTCTATGCTGTTGGCTCTGCACCCCGTCAATGGATTTTAGCCACACGTAAATCATGGTCTGTCATACCCGGATTAACCCAATTTCAAGATCAGGATCTTGTAGAAAGCGAATTAAAGGAATTGGCATTATACCAAAGTCAAATTGAGCGAGCCATTGTCTTTTTTCCAGAAGGTTCTCAAGAAATTATTCCTAGTGAATTATCTAAATTAAATAACTTAGCATTAGCAGTTAAAAAACTTTTAGCCGTTGCTAAATATCTAGAGAAAGATGTATATATTCAAATAATAGGACATACTAATACAACTGGTACGGAATCAAGGAATGCTCAACTGAGCGAAGGACGCAGTCAAAGAGTTTTATCTTATCTATCTTCTCAAGGTATTAGCACCAGCCAGTTACAAGTATTAGGAGTAAGTTCTAGCCAACCTTTGCAGCCAGAATTGACAGATGAAGGTAAAAAATTTAATCGCCGAGTGTCCTTCAAGGTCATAATTATGAGGGTTGAACGCTCGAAATAA